Genomic window (Lutra lutra chromosome 6, mLutLut1.2, whole genome shotgun sequence):
TCCCGCACAGAGGAAGAGTCATGGTCAGGGCTGTCTGCAGCACCGAGTTGCCGAACCCTGTGAGCCAAGCAGTTAGCACCAGCCGCAGGCAAAGCTGTGGGTGCACAATGGCCAGGTAGTGCAGTGGGCGGCACACGGCagcatagcggtcataggccatgacCGCCAGGAGCACACACTCCACGCCCCCGAGCCCCAGGGCGATGAAGAGCTGGGTCACGCAGCCACCATAGGTGATGGTCTTATCCCTCCCCTTGAGGTTGGCCAGCGTCTGAGGGACAGTGCAGGTGGTCAAACAAAGATCCATGAAAGAGaggttggagaggaagaaatacatgggggTGTGCAGGCGAGTGTCCACCCAAGATAGAAGTATGATTGTGCCATTGCCAAGAAAGCTCAAGAAGTAGACGATTAGGATGACCACAAAGAGAGGCGTTTCCAGTTGAGGCCTGTTGGAAAAGCCTAGGAGAAGAAATCCGGAGAAGGTGCTCTCATTAGCTCTTTCCCTTGTACTCTGCCTGTGCAAGAAGGGGGACTCCATTGTTTTATCTTGCATGTTCCATCCACCTCCGTTTTCCTAGAGCTGGCAGCTAGAGGCTGTTTGGAAGCTCCAGAGGTTTGCACAGTGCCTTCCTTGTTGGTGAGAAGGGGGGGTGATAAATAGCCACGGGACAGAAGCATCTTCCATGTTTTAGGCATTGTCCAAAAGATCTGTGCATTTTCTCCCAGGGACTCTCTGGGGTTGACATGTTCATCATCTCTGTTgaacagatgagggaactgagcgTGAAGGAGACTCAGTCATTTTCCCAGGGAGACTCGCCGGGGTTCAGGCAGACTCTAAGACGTGAGCTCTTAACCACTAGGGACACTGTATTTTCATGATGACATGAATTCTGAAGCTAACTGTAGTTTCTCCAAAATTTAAGTGTAATTGTTCTGAATAAGGCGCAAATTTGCAGTGCCCCCAtccctctttgtttttcattaagaATTGAAATATATCACACTGGTTCCCTTACTTCTGTTTTGTGTAGAGAAAAAGTGCTCTCTGAAATTGCATAGGTAGTAAAATTTCCCAtcaccaattttattcaagggaaacatcatattttaatgtaaaatctaATGAGACGTTTGAGAATGAAGCCTGAAATCATGGTTATTGATTGGGAAGTGCTATTGGGAATGACTGAAGAATGCATCATGTCCAAAATTCATGTTGCAGGAGGACTAATCCTGAGTAATCATTACTGATACCAATTTCAGCAAAATCTCAGAAAATCACCAATCCAGTgtttagtctttctttctgtcttacaTTACAACTCCctcaaaaaattttgaatttaggacacctgggtggctcagttggtttagtggccaactcttgattttggctcaggtcatgatctcagggttctgggattgagccctttgcCATGGGCTCtaccctcagtggggagtctccttcagcattctctctctcctccctgccactcccccagctccctcattaaaataaataaatacatctaaataaacaaaaattttttaatgtaatggagtaaaatattttttaaacatcccATTCTGTACTTCCATAAATGCCAACCTTAGAGgaatcatttgttttctattgaaaTATTGGGCTTGATCTTAGAAAtaacctccctcccttccccacaccccatGATGCAAGTTTAATAGTAAAGACAACCTAAACAAGAATAATATCTCATAATATCATCATAGCCTGGAAAAGAGCCTGGCATGTAGCAGAGTCACAAAAAGtctttgctgaataaatgagaaTATGGAAGATTAAGACCTTtaacagtcttttaaaagtctAGGGGTAAAAGAAATTCAGAGAGAACAACCAAGCAAAGGAAATCTTGAACAATGGATAACAGATAGCCTTGACTATTCAaactgtaggatttttttttttttttaagctgcgtTGTCTGGAACTTTGCAGGACTCTATCTTTGcaaatgttacttttcttttaGCAAAATCTATGACCAGGCAAGAGGATATTTGGCCATCTCTCTATTCTGACTTTGCTGTTATATTCTTGGTCCCCTTCTCCTCTTACTCTTAAATCCTTTCAAATGATTATTTTGATGGCTGTTGTTACAGTGTTGCCAAAGTACAAAATTAATTTGGGATAATATGTTTCGGAATGCATCAAATGAGAATCAGAATACTTGGGTTGTATGCATAAATCTACCACTAAAAGCTTTGACATTCTGAAggctgcttccccacccctcctgcctggccttctcttcttccaaataaatgagatgatgttCCTAGCTTTTATTAAGAAATGTAAGGCATAATGCATTTAGCTTTTTACTGAAACCTAGTaggtttacatttcaaagaagcACCCATCTCAGTCCTTGCATGTTCTTTAGCAATAGCATGGTTCTTAGTTTCTAGATCTTCCACATTATCAGGCCGTGATCCAAAATATCCAGAATCAGGTAATGGGCATTAGTCAGAATTTGTTTTGTCACATGTTGTTGGGACTtacctctgcttcttccctctctccttgtggCTCTACGGGTCAGAAAAGGGCTTCTCCATTCCATCATGGTGCCCAGTGGAATCTCTTACAGGGTTTCCAAATAGACCGTTCTTTTTCAGAGAGCACCGACATATCTCATAACTCAGCCAAGAACACGATATTCAATGATTTTGTTCTCAGTGATGCACAGAACGTGATCTGAACCAAGAAAGCATATATTCTGATAAGAAACATGTAAAATTCATTGTAACTAGAAAAGGAGAATTAAATGGACATGGGCACTTTAGTATAAATTTCAATTTGTGGTATTATTTTCTGAGACTTCCATAACAGAGCACCACAAgctaggtggcttaaaacaacagggaTTTATTGTCTTGTAGCTCAGGAAGATAAAGTCCAGAATGAAGATCTTGGCAGAGCCTCTGAAGCCATTCGGGAGAATACATCCTTGGGCCTTTGTAACTTCTGGAGGTTTGTTTGCCTGCAGTTTGGGGTTCCTTGACTTGCAGCCACAGGAGGTCATCTACTGCCTCTGTAAGCACATGAcgttctcccctgcctgccattatcttctcttcctcttataaaaaatacagtcatattggattagagcaCCCGATTAAGGGTAACCTTATCTGAACTTGAACAC
Coding sequences:
- the LOC125101996 gene encoding putative olfactory receptor 2B8 isoform X2 — translated: MWLSNESTFSGFLLLGFSNRPQLETPLFVVILIVYFLSFLGNGTIILLSWVDTRLHTPMYFFLSNLSFMDLCLTTCTVPQTLANLKGRDKTITYGGCVTQLFIALGLGGVECVLLAVMAYDRYAAVCRPLHYLAIVHPQLCLRLVLTAWLTGFGNSVLQTALTMTLPLCGKNQVDHFFCEVPVMLKLACADTSINEAELFTVSVFFLVVPLSLILVSYGRITRAVLKIKSAQGRWKAFGTCGSHLLVVVIFFGTLISMYLQPPSSYSQDVNKSIALFYTLVTPLLNPLIYTLRNKEVKGALRRLLRANAVARGS
- the LOC125101996 gene encoding putative olfactory receptor 2B8 isoform X1; its protein translation is MESPFLHRQSTRERANESTFSGFLLLGFSNRPQLETPLFVVILIVYFLSFLGNGTIILLSWVDTRLHTPMYFFLSNLSFMDLCLTTCTVPQTLANLKGRDKTITYGGCVTQLFIALGLGGVECVLLAVMAYDRYAAVCRPLHYLAIVHPQLCLRLVLTAWLTGFGNSVLQTALTMTLPLCGKNQVDHFFCEVPVMLKLACADTSINEAELFTVSVFFLVVPLSLILVSYGRITRAVLKIKSAQGRWKAFGTCGSHLLVVVIFFGTLISMYLQPPSSYSQDVNKSIALFYTLVTPLLNPLIYTLRNKEVKGALRRLLRANAVARGS